Within Conexibacter woesei DSM 14684, the genomic segment GGCGGGATCGCCCTCGTAGTGGCCGTGGTGCCGGTACGTCATCGCCTCCAGCAGGCGCGGCCCGCCGCCCGCGCGACACGCCTCGATCGCGCCGCCGGCCGCGGCGCGGACGGCGACGGCGTCGTTGCCGTCGACCCGCTCGGCGGCCGCGAGGCCGTAGCCGAGCGCGCGCTCCAGCAGCGGCGCGCCGCGCCACATCGCCTCGCTGTCGGTGAACTCGGCGAAGCGGTTGTTCTCGATCACGAACACGACCGGCGCCTCCCACAGCACCGCGAGCGTCAGCGCCTCGTGGAAGGCGCCGCTGTGGACGGTCCCCTCGCCCGCGAACGCGACGGCGACCGCGCCGGTCCCGCGGATGCGAGCGGCCAGCGCCGCACCGACCGCGATCGGGATGCCGGCGCCGACGATGCCGTTCGCGCCGAGCACGCCGAGCGCGGTGTCGGCGATGTGCATCGAGCCGCCCTTGCCGCCGCACGTCCCGCTCGCGCGGCCGAACAGCTCCGCCATCATCGCGCCGGCGTCCGCTCCCTTCGCGAGGCAGTGGCCGTGACCGCGGTGCGTGGTGGTGATCATGTCGCGCCGCTCCAGCGACCCGCAGACGCCGGCGGCGACCGCCTCCTGGCCGATCGAGACGTGCACGAAGCCGGGGATGCGGCCGTCCTTGAACGCGCGCGAGACGCGCTCCTCGAACGCGCGGATCCGCGCCATCGTACGCACGTCGCCGAGCAGGACGTCCGGGTCGAGCGGCGGGGCGGCGGCCGGGCGCGCGCCGCTCACGCGACCGCCTCCTCTTCGCGAAGCGAGGCGCGGAGCCGGAACTTCTGCACCTTCCCGCTCGACGTCTTCGGCAGCTCCTCGACCACGCGCAGCCGCTCGGGCAGCTTCTGGTTGGCGACCTCGCGGGCGCGCAGGAACGCGATGAGCGTGTCGAGGGTGAGCTGGCCGT encodes:
- a CDS encoding thiamine pyrophosphate-dependent dehydrogenase E1 component subunit alpha yields the protein MSGARPAAAPPLDPDVLLGDVRTMARIRAFEERVSRAFKDGRIPGFVHVSIGQEAVAAGVCGSLERRDMITTTHRGHGHCLAKGADAGAMMAELFGRASGTCGGKGGSMHIADTALGVLGANGIVGAGIPIAVGAALAARIRGTGAVAVAFAGEGTVHSGAFHEALTLAVLWEAPVVFVIENNRFAEFTDSEAMWRGAPLLERALGYGLAAAERVDGNDAVAVRAAAGGAIEACRAGGGPRLLEAMTYRHHGHYEGDPAAYRDEAETAAWLERDPLQVARRVLASEGRAEEVDALRAAAEQEMDRAVADALAAPSPEPATALHHVYA